From the Kitasatospora viridis genome, one window contains:
- a CDS encoding ricin-type beta-trefoil lectin domain protein — MPSSARRTLRALLTATTLTAAVLAGAPLAGAAPAQPAAAPSHPALLAATPPMGWNDWAHYQCDMNEQTITANADALVSSGLAAKGYTTVTVDDCWMTAQRDSGGHLVADATKFPHGMAWLGSYLHSRGLKFGIYEDAGSSTCGGYAGSGQPQGGGADHFAEDAADFAAWGVDYLKLDGCNVYTAAGQTQEQAYRQAYDAESAALAASGRAITFSESAPAYFQSGEWGNPSWFSVLGWVGGDGQLWREGYDIATYDSTNPNASRWSSVLSNYGYNRWIGRYEKPGNWNDPDFLIAGDGGLTDDESRSQVALWSMMSAPMILSSNVAQLTPAGLAALGNTDLIALDQDSLGRQAGVVSTDGSTDVLAKPLANGDRAVSVLNRTGSARSVSVALASVGLPSCTVSAKDLWSGASSTVSGSLTATVPAHGTAVWRLTPKGCATPVPTGQVTGNGAKCMDDSGSATTDGNPVILYACTGGANQRWTQPGDGTFRTLGKCLTAAGTSAGSSAVLSSCTGATAQSWTAQPDGTLVNAAASLCLDVYGGGTADGTKLDTWTCGANQANQAWSLPV; from the coding sequence GTGCCGTCCTCAGCACGCCGCACACTCCGTGCTCTGCTGACCGCCACCACTCTGACCGCGGCCGTCCTGGCTGGCGCGCCGCTGGCCGGCGCCGCCCCGGCCCAGCCCGCCGCCGCTCCGTCCCACCCCGCCCTGCTCGCCGCCACCCCGCCGATGGGCTGGAACGACTGGGCGCACTACCAGTGCGACATGAACGAGCAGACCATCACCGCCAACGCCGACGCGCTGGTCTCCTCCGGCCTCGCCGCCAAGGGCTACACCACCGTCACCGTGGACGACTGCTGGATGACCGCGCAGCGGGACTCCGGCGGCCACCTGGTCGCCGACGCCACCAAGTTCCCGCACGGCATGGCCTGGCTGGGCAGCTACCTGCACAGTCGCGGCCTGAAGTTCGGCATCTACGAGGACGCCGGATCCAGCACCTGCGGCGGCTACGCCGGCAGCGGGCAGCCCCAGGGCGGAGGTGCCGACCACTTCGCCGAGGACGCCGCCGACTTCGCCGCCTGGGGCGTGGACTACCTCAAGCTGGACGGCTGCAACGTCTACACCGCCGCCGGCCAGACCCAGGAGCAGGCCTACCGCCAGGCCTACGACGCCGAGTCCGCCGCGCTGGCCGCCAGCGGCCGGGCGATCACCTTCTCGGAGTCCGCGCCCGCCTACTTCCAGAGCGGCGAGTGGGGCAACCCGAGCTGGTTCTCGGTGCTCGGCTGGGTCGGCGGGGACGGCCAGCTCTGGCGCGAGGGCTACGACATCGCCACCTACGACAGCACCAACCCGAATGCCTCGCGGTGGAGTTCGGTGCTCAGCAACTACGGCTACAACCGCTGGATCGGCCGCTACGAGAAGCCCGGCAACTGGAACGACCCCGACTTCCTGATCGCGGGCGACGGCGGCCTGACCGACGACGAGTCCCGCAGCCAGGTGGCGCTCTGGTCGATGATGTCCGCGCCGATGATCCTCTCCTCGAACGTCGCCCAGCTCACCCCCGCCGGCCTCGCCGCGCTCGGCAACACCGACCTGATCGCCCTCGACCAGGACTCGCTGGGCCGCCAGGCCGGCGTGGTCTCCACCGACGGCTCGACCGACGTGCTGGCCAAGCCGCTGGCCAACGGCGACCGCGCGGTCTCGGTGCTGAACCGGACCGGCTCGGCCCGCTCCGTCTCGGTCGCACTCGCCTCCGTGGGCCTGCCGAGCTGCACGGTCAGCGCCAAGGACCTGTGGAGCGGCGCCAGTTCCACCGTCTCCGGCTCCCTCACGGCCACCGTCCCGGCCCACGGCACGGCCGTCTGGCGGCTCACCCCGAAGGGCTGCGCGACCCCCGTGCCGACCGGCCAGGTCACCGGCAACGGCGCCAAGTGCATGGACGACTCCGGGAGTGCCACCACCGACGGCAACCCGGTGATCCTCTACGCCTGCACCGGCGGCGCCAACCAGCGCTGGACCCAGCCCGGCGACGGCACCTTCCGCACCCTCGGCAAGTGCCTCACCGCCGCCGGCACTTCGGCCGGCTCCTCGGCCGTGCTGAGCAGCTGCACCGGCGCCACCGCCCAGTCCTGGACCGCCCAGCCGGACGGCACCCTGGTCAACGCGGCCGCCTCGCTCTGCCTCGACGTCTACGGCGGCGGCACGGCGGACGGCACCAAGCTGGACACCTGGACCTGCGGCGCCAACCAGGCCAACCAGGCGTGGTCACTGCCGGTGTGA
- a CDS encoding TetR/AcrR family transcriptional regulator, with protein MAAIQGARERARVELTREIKEEARRQLADQGAQQLSLRAVARALGMASSAVYRYFPSRDDLLTALIMDAYLELGEHAEHAVAAAGPAPRARWRAGCGAVRDWARSKPHEYALLYGTPVPGYHAPPETIAAAARVPLALLGVVRDAAGRLAPAAAAATPPGPLSSQLSQIAQEFAPGLPITVVARTVMAWTQLFGMVGFELFGHLNGTIEPADHFFGYAVEEWADTLGLPGN; from the coding sequence ATGGCAGCGATTCAGGGAGCCCGCGAGCGGGCACGCGTCGAGCTCACCCGCGAGATCAAGGAGGAGGCCCGGCGCCAGCTGGCCGACCAGGGCGCCCAGCAGCTCTCGCTGCGCGCGGTCGCCCGGGCGCTCGGCATGGCGTCGTCGGCCGTCTACCGCTACTTCCCCAGCCGGGACGACCTGCTGACCGCGCTCATCATGGACGCCTACCTGGAGCTGGGCGAGCACGCCGAGCACGCGGTGGCCGCCGCCGGTCCGGCGCCCCGGGCCCGCTGGCGCGCGGGGTGCGGCGCGGTGCGCGACTGGGCGCGGAGCAAGCCGCACGAGTACGCCCTGCTCTACGGCACCCCCGTGCCCGGCTACCACGCGCCGCCGGAGACCATCGCCGCCGCCGCCCGGGTGCCGCTCGCCCTGCTCGGCGTGGTCCGCGACGCCGCCGGCCGGCTCGCCCCCGCCGCCGCTGCGGCCACCCCGCCCGGCCCGCTGAGCAGCCAGCTCTCGCAGATCGCCCAGGAGTTCGCCCCCGGGCTCCCGATCACCGTGGTGGCCCGCACGGTGATGGCCTGGACCCAGCTCTTCGGCATGGTCGGCTTCGAGCTCTTCGGCCACCTGAACGGCACGATCGAGCCGGCCGACCACTTCTTCGGCTACGCGGTGGAGGAGTGGGCCGACACCCTCGGCCTGCCGGGGAACTGA
- a CDS encoding nitroreductase family deazaflavin-dependent oxidoreductase, translating to MTAATTQRYLRPKGPSVPIANRMVAALTKVGISIWGSRLLAVRGRKSGEWRTTPVNVLTFEGTRYLVAPRGHTQWVRNLRAANTGELHLGRHTEPFTATELPDTAKPEILRAYLRRWKFEVGVFFDGVDHTASDEELLRIAPGYPVFRITPGA from the coding sequence ATGACCGCCGCGACCACCCAGCGCTACCTCCGCCCCAAGGGCCCGTCCGTCCCGATCGCCAACCGCATGGTCGCCGCCCTCACCAAGGTCGGCATCAGCATCTGGGGCTCCCGCCTGCTCGCCGTCCGCGGCCGCAAGTCCGGCGAGTGGCGCACCACCCCCGTCAACGTCCTCACCTTCGAGGGCACCCGCTACCTGGTCGCTCCGCGCGGCCACACCCAGTGGGTCCGCAACCTCCGCGCCGCCAACACCGGCGAACTCCACCTCGGCCGCCACACCGAACCCTTCACCGCCACCGAACTCCCCGACACCGCCAAGCCCGAAATCCTGCGCGCCTACCTCCGCCGCTGGAAGTTCGAGGTCGGCGTCTTCTTCGACGGCGTGGACCACACCGCCAGCGACGAGGAACTCCTGCGCATCGCCCCGGGGTACCCGGTCTTCCGGATCACGCCCGGCGCGTAG
- a CDS encoding RHS repeat-associated core domain-containing protein, translating into MAAALPGAGSAVVDLTTAVPKGTAPNGAAPNAAAPYAAPQGAGGRAGTLPVSVVPAAHQGNAPMAAGAGAGADSTPTRVRVTTADQAVAQRAGVHGLLFAVEPADAGAGAGSATVSVDPSSFRAAFGGDYASRLHLVELPSCALTTPELAKCQVQTPVQADPAKPLTATVHLAPAAQSAGQVTPFAATAAGGAAPQASSSAVVLAATSSPTGSSGTYTATSLSPTGTWSAGGNTGAFTYSYPVQVPKAIAGATPDVSLSYDSSSQDGRTAGTNNQSSWLGDGWSSSESYIERSYKSCASDSTSGAPQGSGDECWAGQLLTMSLNGKSTQLVYDDASHTLRPASDESTVKIEQLYGASNGTYNGEYFRVTQDGVQYYFGLNQLPGYTSGQQATQSVYTVPVYGAHAGDPCNSSSFAGSSCVQGWRWNLDYSVDPHSNAIAYYYQPETNYYGADAQSTGVAYTRGGYLQRIDYGMTAGTVYSGTAPEQIVFSVNERCIPGTPVGAVCDDAHFGTTNASWWPDVPTDQSCAQGSTCTDFAPTYWSRKRLASITTQVQVGGATQQVDRYDFTQSFPDGGDHAPTLWLDSIQHTGLDTSAGGSGQVSNPVTGFDPPRQSPNRVGTVPNESPMYHDRIQSISTETGARITVAYNDTQCTPANVPSDPSTNTMPCFPVMWTPPGSSAPVLDWFHKYTVHSVKTADPNTSYQDGSFPELLTTYNYVGGAAWHYDDNELVKPEDRTYGQFRGYQTVETRSGDPAVFHLTNGTQVNDALTLAKTTYFRGMSNNTPNGSGGSTVTLTSQDGAHSAQDVNSLAGQVFETDTYTGDGGSIDHATVTIPTIIGPTASRARNGLAPLTAQMVRTANSYSRQAVSYGWRNTETDSFYNTTLGQPTTGMVVQSDDRGEPTANGNVAKCTFTRYASNSGAALALTAETITTAQDCTGGGATPSGTLVSDTRASYDGNAFTWDGAGGGTAPSKGDVTLNETASASNGATATAYLATAKTGYDSYGRVTSTVRTPNSTAPDGSSLAQSTTTAYTPASGGLPTGVVSTVQVTAGGSPTYQTTTTTLDAARGVPVTKVDPAHLRTDLTYDALGRLTAVWLPTQSKAANQAATMTYSYLVSNTAAVVVTSNKLLENGSYAPTENVYDALLRPLQVQTAGENNTVVVSDTQYDSHGWTVLTNNSYSANGSPQPKELPFIQLNVPDTTVTDYDGMGRPTTANEERSTTTSAGAAIQLTPAGMVTQTAYTGDTTTVFPKSGGVVTRTAVNARGQNTELDQYTTAPSIGGSAQAGWTTSGGAFNATSYGYTPAGQQATITGPDQAVWTSSYDLLGRRTQQADPDAGTSKYGFDDAGNQVSATDARGIELDYTYDLLGRKLTAVDKSNNNFKFGVWKYDSLQVGKLSYSARYVPGASAPYVVMSKGYTALGQSTGTEIKLPAEEAPLPTDYTTTNSFSTSTEELLDQRDPGVGGLLTEDVLYGYDGLDNPVTMQSVNAIAGPVTYTPQGEISAMRYGPSNNTAQTTYGYDDQTRRLTSTQTSRTQAPGPIVDALAYTYDPSGNPTSTVDQQSENGSTATDTQCYQYDSLDRLTQAWTAAGACPAAGTNPTNGSIATGPTAYWQSFGYDNISDRTASTDHAVNGASADTTTTYTNGAAGGAQPHTLTGTSTTGPAGTTSTSFSYTPAGQLTGRTPTVGTGQTLHWNDEGQLDQVTQGGNTTNYLYDADGNQLIRRDPGQTTLFLGDTEVTINTSTTPATILGAVRTYTLAGQNVAIASTLPGGGVSYVFSDPHGTATMTMDTTTQKLTRQQYKPYGELRGGATTGWIDPTRGFLNKPVDATTGYTDVGARKYDPTLGRFISADPVLEGADPGQLGGYTYAGSNPLTFSDPTGQMHDPGCGYNGCDSGFVGPPLVAITGGGTGGSSGSGGSGDPGKSSTPTFTPGASKPSKPAQVCDYTCQISQDPWFRGSMLCSGAGVLTTGCNAVNGLAIGPGNLQSVLSAATPNAVDPATATGDVARRAAQARWNRLSPRERALLQAAKNPYMRRFAAAMGPVNLLAGGLSGYLTAKSNGDSQAESITIGGADAVVDEGISGLTTKLLSDTPLGPVGGAIGGAVLAVPLQNAANKLISGAADWLFK; encoded by the coding sequence GTGGCAGCCGCGTTGCCGGGGGCGGGCAGTGCGGTGGTCGATCTGACCACAGCGGTACCGAAGGGCACCGCACCGAACGGCGCGGCACCGAATGCCGCCGCACCGTATGCCGCGCCGCAGGGGGCGGGGGGCCGGGCCGGCACCCTGCCGGTGTCCGTCGTCCCGGCGGCGCACCAGGGCAACGCGCCGATGGCCGCGGGCGCGGGCGCGGGCGCGGACTCGACGCCCACGCGCGTGCGGGTGACCACCGCCGACCAGGCGGTGGCGCAGCGGGCCGGTGTGCACGGCCTGCTCTTCGCCGTCGAGCCCGCCGATGCCGGTGCGGGAGCGGGCAGCGCGACCGTGAGCGTGGACCCGTCGTCCTTCCGCGCCGCGTTCGGCGGTGACTACGCCTCCCGGCTCCACCTGGTCGAGCTGCCGTCCTGTGCGCTGACCACGCCGGAGTTGGCGAAGTGTCAGGTGCAGACCCCGGTCCAGGCCGACCCGGCGAAGCCGCTGACGGCCACGGTGCACCTCGCTCCGGCGGCCCAATCGGCCGGGCAGGTCACGCCGTTCGCCGCCACCGCGGCAGGGGGCGCGGCACCGCAGGCCTCCTCCTCCGCCGTCGTGCTCGCGGCGACGTCGAGTCCCACCGGGTCCTCCGGGACCTACACGGCGACCTCGCTCTCGCCGACCGGTACCTGGTCCGCGGGCGGCAACACCGGCGCCTTCACCTACTCGTACCCCGTGCAGGTGCCGAAGGCGATCGCCGGAGCCACTCCGGACGTCTCGCTCTCGTACGACTCCTCCTCGCAGGACGGCCGCACGGCCGGCACCAACAACCAGTCCTCCTGGCTGGGCGACGGTTGGAGCTCCAGCGAGTCCTACATCGAGCGCTCCTACAAGTCCTGCGCGAGTGACAGCACTTCGGGTGCTCCGCAAGGCTCCGGGGACGAGTGCTGGGCGGGTCAGCTGCTGACCATGTCGCTCAACGGCAAGTCGACGCAGCTGGTCTACGACGACGCGTCGCACACCCTGCGGCCGGCCAGCGACGAGTCCACCGTGAAGATCGAGCAGCTGTACGGGGCGAGCAACGGCACCTACAACGGCGAGTACTTCCGGGTCACCCAGGACGGGGTCCAGTACTACTTCGGCCTCAACCAGCTCCCCGGTTACACCTCGGGGCAGCAGGCCACCCAGTCCGTGTACACCGTCCCGGTCTACGGCGCCCACGCGGGCGATCCGTGCAACTCCTCCTCGTTCGCCGGGTCCTCCTGCGTGCAGGGCTGGCGCTGGAACCTGGACTACTCGGTCGACCCGCACAGCAACGCGATCGCGTACTACTACCAGCCGGAGACCAACTACTACGGCGCGGACGCCCAGAGCACCGGCGTCGCCTACACCCGCGGCGGCTACCTGCAGCGCATCGACTACGGCATGACCGCCGGCACGGTCTACTCGGGCACCGCTCCCGAGCAGATCGTCTTCTCGGTGAACGAGCGCTGCATCCCCGGCACGCCCGTCGGCGCGGTCTGCGACGACGCGCACTTCGGTACCACGAACGCCAGTTGGTGGCCCGACGTGCCGACCGACCAGAGCTGCGCGCAGGGCTCGACCTGCACCGACTTCGCGCCGACCTACTGGTCCCGCAAGCGCCTGGCCAGCATCACCACTCAGGTGCAGGTCGGCGGCGCCACCCAGCAGGTGGACCGCTACGACTTCACCCAGTCCTTCCCGGACGGCGGTGACCACGCGCCCACCCTGTGGCTGGACAGCATCCAGCACACCGGTCTGGACACCAGCGCGGGCGGCAGCGGGCAGGTGAGCAACCCGGTGACCGGCTTCGACCCGCCGCGGCAGTCGCCGAACCGGGTGGGCACCGTCCCGAACGAGTCGCCGATGTACCACGACCGGATCCAGTCGATCAGCACCGAGACCGGCGCCCGGATCACCGTCGCCTACAACGACACCCAGTGCACTCCGGCCAACGTGCCCTCGGACCCGTCGACCAACACCATGCCCTGCTTCCCGGTGATGTGGACGCCGCCGGGTTCGAGCGCGCCGGTGCTGGACTGGTTCCACAAGTACACCGTGCACAGCGTCAAGACCGCCGACCCCAACACCAGTTACCAGGACGGTTCGTTCCCGGAACTGCTGACCACCTACAACTACGTGGGCGGCGCGGCCTGGCACTACGACGACAACGAGCTGGTCAAGCCGGAGGACCGGACCTACGGGCAGTTCCGCGGCTACCAGACGGTGGAGACCCGCTCCGGCGATCCGGCGGTCTTCCACCTCACCAACGGCACCCAGGTCAACGACGCCCTGACCCTCGCCAAGACCACCTACTTCCGCGGCATGTCCAACAACACGCCCAACGGCAGCGGCGGTTCGACCGTGACGCTGACCTCCCAGGACGGCGCGCACAGCGCCCAGGACGTCAACTCGCTGGCCGGGCAGGTCTTCGAGACCGACACCTACACGGGTGACGGCGGCAGCATCGACCACGCCACCGTGACCATCCCGACCATCATCGGCCCCACCGCCTCGCGGGCCCGCAACGGCCTGGCGCCGCTCACCGCCCAGATGGTGCGCACCGCCAACTCCTACAGCCGGCAGGCGGTCTCGTACGGCTGGCGGAACACCGAGACCGACAGCTTCTACAACACCACGCTCGGGCAGCCGACCACCGGCATGGTGGTGCAGTCGGACGACCGGGGCGAGCCCACCGCCAACGGCAACGTCGCCAAGTGCACCTTCACCCGGTACGCGTCCAACAGCGGTGCGGCGCTGGCCCTGACGGCCGAGACCATCACCACCGCGCAGGACTGCACGGGTGGCGGGGCCACCCCGTCCGGCACCCTGGTGAGCGACACCAGGGCCTCCTACGACGGGAACGCCTTCACCTGGGACGGCGCGGGCGGCGGCACGGCACCCAGCAAGGGTGACGTGACGCTCAACGAGACCGCCTCGGCGAGCAACGGTGCCACGGCGACCGCCTACCTGGCGACCGCCAAGACCGGCTACGACTCCTACGGCCGCGTCACCTCGACGGTCCGGACGCCCAACTCCACGGCGCCGGACGGCTCCAGCCTGGCCCAGAGCACCACGACCGCCTACACCCCGGCCTCCGGTGGGCTGCCGACCGGCGTCGTCAGCACGGTCCAGGTGACGGCGGGCGGCAGCCCGACCTACCAGACCACCACGACCACGCTGGACGCGGCCCGTGGTGTTCCGGTGACCAAGGTCGATCCGGCCCACCTGCGCACGGACCTGACCTACGACGCGCTCGGCCGGCTCACCGCGGTCTGGCTGCCGACCCAGTCGAAGGCTGCCAACCAGGCCGCGACGATGACCTACTCCTACCTCGTCTCGAACACGGCCGCGGTCGTCGTCACCTCCAACAAGCTGCTGGAGAACGGCTCCTACGCCCCGACCGAGAACGTCTACGACGCGCTGCTGCGGCCGCTGCAGGTGCAGACGGCGGGCGAGAACAACACCGTCGTCGTCTCGGACACCCAGTACGACTCGCACGGGTGGACGGTCCTCACCAACAACTCCTACAGCGCCAACGGCTCTCCGCAGCCCAAGGAACTGCCGTTCATCCAACTCAACGTGCCGGACACCACGGTGACCGACTACGACGGGATGGGCCGGCCCACCACGGCGAACGAGGAGCGCAGCACGACCACTTCGGCGGGGGCGGCCATCCAACTCACCCCGGCGGGCATGGTCACCCAGACCGCCTACACGGGCGACACCACCACGGTCTTCCCGAAGAGCGGCGGGGTGGTGACCCGGACCGCGGTCAACGCCCGTGGCCAGAACACGGAGTTGGACCAGTACACGACCGCTCCGTCGATCGGCGGCTCCGCCCAGGCGGGCTGGACCACCAGCGGCGGCGCGTTCAACGCGACCTCGTACGGCTACACGCCCGCCGGTCAGCAGGCCACCATCACCGGGCCGGACCAGGCGGTCTGGACGTCCTCCTACGACCTGCTCGGTCGGCGGACGCAGCAGGCCGACCCGGACGCCGGCACGTCGAAGTACGGCTTCGACGACGCGGGAAACCAGGTTTCGGCCACCGACGCCCGCGGCATCGAACTGGACTACACGTACGACCTGTTGGGTCGTAAGCTCACGGCTGTGGACAAGAGCAACAACAACTTCAAGTTCGGGGTTTGGAAGTACGACTCCCTGCAGGTTGGCAAGCTCAGCTACTCGGCGCGCTACGTGCCGGGGGCCTCCGCACCGTACGTCGTGATGTCCAAGGGATACACGGCCCTCGGCCAGTCCACCGGCACCGAGATCAAGCTGCCGGCCGAGGAAGCGCCGCTGCCCACCGACTACACCACCACCAACTCCTTCTCGACCAGCACCGAGGAGCTGCTCGACCAGCGTGACCCGGGCGTGGGCGGCCTGCTCACCGAGGACGTCCTGTACGGCTACGACGGCCTCGACAACCCGGTCACCATGCAGAGCGTCAACGCCATTGCCGGACCGGTCACTTACACCCCGCAGGGCGAGATCTCGGCGATGCGGTACGGGCCCTCCAACAACACGGCCCAGACGACCTACGGCTACGACGACCAGACCCGGCGCCTGACGAGCACTCAGACCAGCCGCACCCAGGCGCCCGGGCCGATCGTGGACGCCCTCGCCTACACCTACGACCCGTCGGGCAACCCGACCTCCACGGTGGACCAGCAGAGCGAGAACGGCAGCACGGCCACCGACACCCAGTGCTACCAGTACGACAGCCTGGACCGGTTGACCCAGGCCTGGACCGCCGCCGGGGCCTGCCCGGCCGCCGGCACCAACCCGACCAACGGCAGCATCGCCACCGGTCCGACCGCGTACTGGCAGTCCTTCGGCTACGACAACATCAGCGACCGGACCGCCAGCACCGACCACGCGGTCAACGGCGCGAGCGCCGACACCACGACCACGTACACCAACGGCGCCGCAGGCGGTGCCCAGCCGCACACCCTGACCGGCACCAGCACCACCGGCCCGGCCGGCACCACCAGCACCTCCTTCTCCTACACCCCCGCCGGCCAGCTGACCGGTCGCACCCCGACCGTCGGCACCGGCCAGACCCTGCACTGGAACGACGAGGGCCAGCTGGACCAGGTCACCCAGGGCGGCAACACCACCAATTACCTCTACGACGCGGACGGCAACCAGCTGATCCGCCGCGACCCCGGCCAGACCACCCTGTTCCTGGGCGACACCGAGGTCACCATCAACACCTCGACCACCCCGGCGACGATCCTGGGCGCCGTCCGCACCTACACCCTCGCCGGCCAGAACGTGGCCATCGCCTCCACCCTCCCGGGCGGCGGCGTCAGCTACGTCTTCAGCGACCCCCATGGCACCGCCACGATGACCATGGACACCACCACCCAGAAGCTCACCCGCCAGCAGTACAAGCCCTACGGCGAACTGCGCGGCGGCGCGACCACCGGCTGGATCGACCCGACCAGGGGCTTCCTCAACAAACCGGTCGACGCGACCACCGGGTACACGGACGTGGGCGCGCGCAAGTACGACCCGACGCTGGGGCGCTTCATCTCGGCGGACCCGGTACTGGAGGGCGCCGACCCCGGCCAGCTGGGCGGGTACACGTACGCGGGGAGCAACCCGCTGACGTTCAGCGATCCGACCGGTCAGATGCACGATCCCGGGTGTGGTTACAACGGTTGTGATTCGGGGTTTGTGGGGCCGCCTCTGGTCGCGATCACGGGTGGCGGAACCGGCGGATCAAGTGGTTCAGGAGGTTCGGGTGACCCCGGCAAGTCCAGTACCCCGACCTTCACGCCCGGGGCCTCGAAGCCCTCGAAGCCGGCTCAGGTCTGCGACTACACCTGCCAGATAAGCCAGGATCCGTGGTTCCGGGGGTCGATGCTCTGCAGCGGCGCAGGTGTGTTGACCACGGGGTGCAACGCGGTGAACGGTTTGGCCATCGGGCCGGGCAACCTCCAGTCAGTGCTGTCCGCAGCCACTCCGAACGCCGTTGACCCCGCAACGGCAACCGGCGATGTCGCGCGGCGGGCGGCCCAGGCCAGGTGGAACAGGCTGAGCCCGCGGGAGAGGGCGCTACTCCAAGCAGCCAAGAACCCCTACATGAGGCGCTTCGCCGCTGCCATGGGTCCCGTCAATCTCCTCGCCGGGGGGCTCTCGGGGTACCTGACGGCCAAGTCAAACGGTGACAGCCAGGCAGAGTCGATCACCATCGGCGGTGCGGACGCCGTGGTCGACGAGGGGATCTCCGGTCTCACGACGAAACTGCTGAGTGACACTCCGCTGGGCCCGGTGGGCGGCGCCATAGGTGGCGCCGTCCTGGCTGTGCCGCTGCAGAACGCCGCGAACAAGCTGATCTCGGGCGCGGCGGACTGGCTGTTCAAGTAA
- a CDS encoding helix-turn-helix domain-containing protein → MLKSVVAVVMEEVHPFELGVACEVFGLDRSEQGLPAYDFALASNRPGELRTHAGFSVNVPHGVERLATADLVVVTASGIREEYPIELITALRESVARGARVLSICSGAFLLGAAGLLDGRGCTTHWRYTDELAARFPLAAVHPDVLYVDEDPVITSAGTAAGIDACLHLVRKLQGAEVARGIARRMVVAPHRDGGQAQYVNRPLPEPDGTPFSGVLDWMRAELDRDWTVDQLAARAHMAPRTFARRFQQETGTTPLRWLIGQRVLFAQRLLEETDEPVESVAARVGFGNAATLRHHFGRRVGTTPLAYRRAFAG, encoded by the coding sequence ATGCTGAAGAGCGTGGTCGCCGTGGTGATGGAGGAGGTCCACCCGTTCGAACTCGGGGTGGCCTGCGAGGTGTTCGGGCTGGACCGGAGCGAACAGGGCCTGCCGGCCTACGACTTCGCGCTGGCCTCGAACCGGCCGGGGGAGCTGCGCACCCACGCCGGTTTCAGCGTCAACGTGCCGCACGGGGTGGAGCGGCTGGCCACCGCCGACCTGGTGGTGGTGACGGCCAGCGGGATCCGCGAGGAGTACCCGATCGAACTGATCACCGCGCTGCGGGAGAGCGTGGCGCGCGGCGCCCGGGTGCTCTCGATCTGCAGCGGCGCCTTCCTGCTCGGCGCGGCCGGCCTGCTGGACGGCCGCGGCTGCACCACGCACTGGCGCTACACCGACGAGCTGGCCGCCCGCTTCCCGCTGGCCGCCGTGCACCCGGACGTGCTCTACGTGGACGAGGACCCGGTGATCACCTCGGCCGGCACCGCCGCCGGGATCGACGCCTGCCTGCACCTGGTGCGCAAGCTCCAGGGCGCGGAGGTGGCCCGGGGGATCGCCCGCCGGATGGTGGTCGCCCCGCACCGCGACGGCGGCCAGGCCCAGTACGTCAACCGTCCGCTCCCGGAGCCCGACGGCACCCCCTTCAGCGGCGTGCTCGACTGGATGCGCGCCGAACTCGACCGCGACTGGACGGTGGACCAGCTCGCCGCGCGGGCCCACATGGCCCCGCGCACCTTCGCCCGCCGCTTCCAGCAGGAGACCGGCACCACTCCGCTGCGCTGGCTGATCGGCCAGCGGGTGCTCTTCGCCCAGCGCCTGCTGGAGGAGACCGACGAGCCGGTCGAGTCGGTGGCGGCGCGGGTCGGCTTCGGCAACGCGGCCACCCTGCGGCACCACTTCGGCCGGCGGGTGGGGACCACGCCGCTGGCGTACCGGCGGGCCTTCGCGGGGTAG
- a CDS encoding GNAT family N-acetyltransferase, whose product MDILIRTATEADLDAAGEVTVEAFVGDGHTAPTADYVTLLRDARRRAAEAELLVAVDPADQRVLGCVTFAVGGQPWADIAAPEEGEIRMLAAAAAARGRGVGEALVRACVARSRELGLVGMAFSTRPGMRAAHRIYERVGFHRAPERDWRPRPEIELWVYEMRF is encoded by the coding sequence ATGGACATCCTCATCCGGACCGCGACCGAAGCCGATCTCGACGCCGCGGGTGAGGTGACGGTCGAGGCCTTCGTCGGCGACGGTCACACCGCCCCCACCGCCGACTACGTGACCCTGCTGCGCGACGCCCGCCGCCGGGCCGCCGAGGCCGAACTGCTGGTCGCCGTCGACCCGGCCGACCAGCGGGTGCTCGGCTGCGTCACCTTCGCGGTCGGCGGGCAGCCCTGGGCCGACATCGCCGCCCCCGAGGAGGGCGAGATCCGGATGCTCGCCGCCGCGGCCGCGGCCCGTGGCCGGGGCGTGGGCGAGGCCCTGGTGCGCGCCTGCGTCGCCCGCAGCCGCGAGCTCGGCCTGGTCGGCATGGCCTTCTCCACCCGCCCGGGCATGCGCGCCGCCCACCGGATCTACGAGCGGGTCGGCTTCCACCGGGCCCCGGAGCGCGACTGGCGCCCGCGCCCTGAGATCGAGCTCTGGGTGTACGAAATGCGCTTCTGA